In the genome of Pseudomonas fluorescens, the window GTTTTCTCCTGCGTGGGGCGGGGAGGTGACTTACACAGCCTAGTCGTTTGGCTTGCATTGATTTCGACATGCCGCCGGTCGGTCGTCTGCAAACGCCCGGCTGAACGGCGGCCGGGTGTACCGGTCACAACCTGTAAGGCCCGTTCAATTGCACGGGCATCAATCGAACGGGTACCGGAGGTTGAATCAGGATGACGACTTACAACTGGGACTTGATTGAGCGCTTGCTGCATGAAGTGCAAAACAGTGCGGGCCACAGCTTCACGCCGCGGCCGTACGCCGAACAGCATGCCGCGCAGAAGGCCGCGGAAGGCGAGCCGATTGAAAATCTTGATCACTTGAAAACGGTGGCTGGAGAGTACGAAAAGCTACTGCTGGTGCGTGGCTATATCGAGCCGCGACCGGAGGACGAGGGTGGCACGGGCGCCAATTATATTTTGACGGCGCGGGGTTCGCGTTTGTTGAGCCTGATCGACAGCAGTATTCCCGGCAATGATCACCCGCGGCAGGTGCTGGACGAGCAGGAGGATGCGCTGGATGAGATGACGTTTGATGAGGTGGCGTCGAAGGCGCAGATTGCCTGAGGTTCTCATGCAATCCTGTGGAAACACTCTGTGGGAGCGAGCTTGCTCGCGATTGCGATGTCACATTCAGTATTGATATTGACTGACACACCGCAATCGCGAGCAGGCTCGCTCCCACATTGGTCTTGCGTTGTCCTCAGCCTTGTTTCGCCGCTTTCAGGCACTTCAAGTCGCTGAAGTCCTTCCTCACACCTTCAATTTTCTTCAGTAATCGTGCTCGTTGGTTCGGCGTGCTGTCAGCCATCAGATCCACGAACAGCGCACGTGCCTGGGCCTCGGTGTTGGCAAAGGCCTGACGATAGGCGGGCGTCCACAAGCTCTCGCGATTGACCAGAAGTGTCTCGATGCGTTGTGGGAACTGCGGACTCTGGCGTTGCGCAACAGCCGCGCTGAACTGCTTTTGCCAATGGACCCGGTTGGCAAGCCACTGGGTGTTCTGCTCGCCCAAGGCGCTAGACCATGTGGCTACCCGCTGTCGCTGGGTGGTGCTCAGTGGCCCGAGCCAGTCGTTCAGACGCTTCTCCATGCGCGCACCGCGTTCTTTGATCTGCTGGTCGAGGGAAGGTTTGAGGTATTGCTCCTGGCGTTTGCGCTGGTCCTTGGCAAAAGCGTCGTTCATTTCGGCGACTTGCTTGTCATCCAGCCTTTGCAGCAACTCGATGGCCGACGGGGTGATTTCCCGCGCGGTCTCGGCGATCGCTTGTTCGGCTTCGTGGGCGCGGGCCTGCAAGGCGGCGTCGGTGACCTGGTTGGTGGCGATCATGGTTTGCAGGCGGTCCAGCCAGTCGAGGTAGCCGGGCAGTTGGGTGGTGCAGTGCCAGCTCAGGTGTTCCTTCAGGCGTTCGTTCAGCCAGCTTTTTTGCTCGCCGTTCATGTCCAGGTAGTCGCTGAGTGTCCACGGGATGATCACATCGAGATTGCGGTAGGCCAGGCCCACGCGGCTGCACGCGCCGAGTGCGAGGGAAACGCTCAGCACAACGACGATATGTTTGAACCAGCGGGACATGGGCGAATCCTTGCGAAAGCCAGTCTTCGGGGTCTGATTCTCATGTGAACCCG includes:
- a CDS encoding transcriptional regulator, with the protein product MTTYNWDLIERLLHEVQNSAGHSFTPRPYAEQHAAQKAAEGEPIENLDHLKTVAGEYEKLLLVRGYIEPRPEDEGGTGANYILTARGSRLLSLIDSSIPGNDHPRQVLDEQEDALDEMTFDEVASKAQIA
- a CDS encoding DUF6279 family lipoprotein, which encodes MSRWFKHIVVVLSVSLALGACSRVGLAYRNLDVIIPWTLSDYLDMNGEQKSWLNERLKEHLSWHCTTQLPGYLDWLDRLQTMIATNQVTDAALQARAHEAEQAIAETAREITPSAIELLQRLDDKQVAEMNDAFAKDQRKRQEQYLKPSLDQQIKERGARMEKRLNDWLGPLSTTQRQRVATWSSALGEQNTQWLANRVHWQKQFSAAVAQRQSPQFPQRIETLLVNRESLWTPAYRQAFANTEAQARALFVDLMADSTPNQRARLLKKIEGVRKDFSDLKCLKAAKQG